GCTCGCCTTGGTGAGCGCGCCGCGCAGGCCGCGGTCGGCGAGCAGCACGAGCAGGCCGAGCACGAGCGCTGCGAGCCCGAGCGAAGGGGCGACGAGCCCGGTCGCCGAGAGGACGGCGCCAATGATCGCCACCGCGAGGGCGCCGCCGGGAACACCCCAGGTGCCGAGCGTATCCGTCGCGAGGGCCGTCGCCACCCGCGGTGCTGGCTTCGACTTGGTGCGCGAGTCCGCCATGGCGAGCGCGGTACACTAACTCACGCCGGGCGGGACGGGCAAACCAACCGCACCGCGCGCCGCATCACAGCATGGCGACCGTCGCGGGGCGCCGCCGCCGGAAGCGATAGAGGGCGGCGGGGCGGTGCGCGCCGCGGCGCTCGCGGCCGAGCGCGGCCAGGAGCCCGGTCGAGAGCATCTTCTTGCGGAAGTTCCGGCGGTCGAGGCGCCGCCCCAGGATCGCCTGGTAGACGGCCTGCAGCTCCGAGAGGGTGAACGTCGGCGGGAGCAGGGTGTAGACCAGGTTCGTATACGCGAGCTTGGCGCGCACCCGCGCGACCGCGGTACGGACGACCTCGGCGTGGTCGTAGGCGAGCGGCGGCGAGCGGCGGACGGGACACCACACGACCTGCCGGTATTTCGGATGCTCGAGCGTGCCGGCGAAGCGCCCGCCGTGCGGGATCAGGCCGACGTAGGCGACCGAGACGACGCGTGCGTGGGGATCGCGGTCGGGGCTGCCGAAGGTATAGAGCTGCTCCAGGTAGGCGTCGCCGACGCCGGTGCGCGCGAAAAGCTCGCGCGCGGCCGCGTCGTCGAGCGGCTCGTTCTCGCGCACGAGCCCGCCGGGCAGGGCCCACGCGCCGGCGAACGGACCGCCGGCGGTCTGCACGACCAGCACGTGCAGGGCGTCGTCGCGCACGGTGAAGAGCGCGACGTCGACGGCGACGCGCGCGCCGGGCGCGGCGGTCACGCCGCCAGCTCGAGCATGCGGTCGAGGGCACGCTTGGCGCGCACCCGGACGTCCTCGTCGAGCGTGATCTCCGGCGCGAGGTCGCGGAGCGCGTCGCGCGTCCCCTCGAGCGTGATCATCTTCATGTACTGGCAGAGCTTGCAGCTCTTGTAGAACTTCTTCTCCGGCACCTCGAGGATCAGGCGGTCGGAGAGGCCGCATTCCGTCACGATGAGGAAGTCGTGCGCCGGGCTCTCCTTGGCGTACTTCACCATGCCGCTCGTCGACAGCACCGCGTCGGCGACCTGCAGCACGTCCTGCCGGCACTCGGGGTGCGCCAGGACCTTCAGGTGGGGAAGCCCCTTCTTCACCGCCAGGATCTGCTCGGGCGTGATCTGATGGTGGACGTAGCAGTTCCCGTCCCACGCGATGACTTCCTTCGTGGTCTGCGACTGGACGTGGGCCGCGAGGTTCTTGTCCGGGACGAAGAGGACGTGCCGGCCGGGCATCGCCTCGACGACGCGCACCGCGTTCGAGCTGGTGCAGCACGCGTCGCACTCGGCCTTCACGTCGGCCGTCGTGTTGACGTAGCCGACCACTGTGAGGTCCGGGTAGACCTTCCGCAGCTCGGCCTTGCGCTCGGCGAGCGCCTCTGCGGTGACGGCGTCCGCGAGCGAGCAGCCGGCACGCAGGTCCGGGAGGATGACCTTCTTGGCGGGATTCAGGATCTTCGCCGTCTCGGCCATGAAGTGGACGCCGCAGAAGACGATGACGTCGGCGTCGACCTTCGTGGCCTGGCGCGCCAGCTCGAGCGAGTCGCCGACGAAGTCGGCCACCTGGAAGATCTCGGGCCGCTGGTAGTTGTGCGCGAGGACGACGGCGTTGCGGGCTCGCTTGAGCGCGTGGATCTCGGCGATCGTGCCCGCGAGCGCCGCGCAGCGCGCGGGCGTGTACGCGGCGTCGTGCAGCGGGGCGAGGAGCGCCTCGAGGGCGGTCGCGTCGGGCGTGGTGGGGAGTTCGGCGTGCATGCGTGCTCCGGATCCTGGTTCGTGTATGGTGTACGCATACTCGGGCGGGTGCGCCCCTCTGTCAAGGCGCGGTTGCCAAGGGGCACCCGGCGGGCTAGGGAACGCCCCCGATGCCGCTCTCCGACGACGTGACCGCGGCGCTCGCGCGGGCGGATCGTTTCCGTCCGCTCGCCGAACGCGCGCTGGCCGACCGGGCGCTCGCCCCCGACGACGGCCGGAGCGTGATGGCCGCCGCGGACGAGGAGCTGGCGGCTCTCTTGTGGGCGGCGTTCGCGGTTCGCGTGCGACACTTCGATCGCCGCG
This DNA window, taken from Candidatus Eisenbacteria bacterium, encodes the following:
- a CDS encoding NUDIX domain-containing protein → MTAAPGARVAVDVALFTVRDDALHVLVVQTAGGPFAGAWALPGGLVRENEPLDDAAARELFARTGVGDAYLEQLYTFGSPDRDPHARVVSVAYVGLIPHGGRFAGTLEHPKYRQVVWCPVRRSPPLAYDHAEVVRTAVARVRAKLAYTNLVYTLLPPTFTLSELQAVYQAILGRRLDRRNFRKKMLSTGLLAALGRERRGAHRPAALYRFRRRRPATVAML
- the nadA gene encoding quinolinate synthase NadA codes for the protein MHAELPTTPDATALEALLAPLHDAAYTPARCAALAGTIAEIHALKRARNAVVLAHNYQRPEIFQVADFVGDSLELARQATKVDADVIVFCGVHFMAETAKILNPAKKVILPDLRAGCSLADAVTAEALAERKAELRKVYPDLTVVGYVNTTADVKAECDACCTSSNAVRVVEAMPGRHVLFVPDKNLAAHVQSQTTKEVIAWDGNCYVHHQITPEQILAVKKGLPHLKVLAHPECRQDVLQVADAVLSTSGMVKYAKESPAHDFLIVTECGLSDRLILEVPEKKFYKSCKLCQYMKMITLEGTRDALRDLAPEITLDEDVRVRAKRALDRMLELAA